The DNA window CTCCTAATATCTTCTAATATAGATATTATAGACTTGCTTCTTGCCTCAACTATTGTCCCATTAAATGCTTCACACAAGTTATTATCATTTGAATCACACCTTGGCCATGCTGAGAAGAAAGCTTTGCACCAATGCTTAGGATCACACAGCATCAAGTCCTTAGCAGCCTCTGGGTGCACCCTCTCAAGATTCTTGTAATTCTTGTCAAAGTCATACTTGTTGGTGGACTTAGCTAGGGCCCAGAACAAGTTCTTCAAATGTCTTCCTGAGTGTGTCTTGCCCCAATTTGCATACAGATGTCGACAACAAAACCTGTGATCAGCTTTGGACCATGTTTCTGCAACAGCCCCAACCAATCCCTACATATAATAGTATTGAATTAGATGCCAGATAATAGTACATAACATAATGATTAAAAAGTTAAACCAAACATGATAAACATACCTTCTGTCTATCACTTATTATTGTCCAGAGCTCTCCCTCAGCTGTCCCAAGATCATGCCTCAACAAGTTTAGGAACCATGTCCATGTCTCATTATTCTCCACTAGAACTACAGCCCAAGCAACAGGGAACATTTGGTTGTTCCCATCCCTAGCAATTGCTGTTAGTAGCTCACCCTTTACCAACCCCTTAAGGAAACAACCATCAACTCCTAACACTGGTCTACATCCATTTAAAACCCCAACTTTGCAACTTTTGAAACAGCAGTAAAATGCTTTAAATGATGGTGGATCATTCTCATTCTGTCTATTAGTGAGTAAGGAAACAGTGGAACCAGGGTTAGAAACTAATAACTCCTCGGCATAATCCCTGAGTTTAGCATACTCCTTTATACAATTACCTGCCAAATTAGCCAATATTCTCTTCCTAACCCTTTTGCATTGAGTTAAGTTAATTTCTAACTGCAATGTTCTCTCCATAAAAGGCTTCAGATACCTAATCTTAATTTCTGGAAGTGCAGCTACTAGATCATAGAACTTAGAGACTAAAAATTTATTGGTCAGACTCTTCAATACCCTTTTTGGTTCACATGAGTGTTCAGACACATAAGTTTTCACTTGAAAACTGTCAATCACTTTGTCATAGGATGCAAAAATAATCCATTTACAATCAGCAGCCCCTTTGCATTTAGCTCTGCATCTTTTGGGCTCATTTTTCATGAATCTTATATCTTTCCTACTCATAATTGCATATGTTGTGACAGCTTCTTTAAATTCATCATTAGATTGAAATAACATGTCAAGCTCAAAAGAGGGTATACCTTTATTGCCTTTGAAAAGTGGATATCTACTCTTCTTTATGACAACATCTTCTCTAAACTCAGGGTCCTCATCACTGTTTTCTCCATAGCTGCCAGGATCAGAAGATTCCAAATATTCACTCAAATGCCCATCTGATTCATTATTTTCTTCAGCATCCTCACTACCATCTACCCCAGCATCTCCAACACTACCACCAACCCCATCATCTACATCAATACCACCAACATCAACATCAGTAACATTTGCATTATCACCATCATCCTCTTTGTCACTTTCCTGTAGCATAGCCACAAACTTCCATCCTCTGCCGAAATTCATAACTTTCTCTCTAGCAGCAATGATCTCTTCATCATCCTCTGAAGATTCGTCCAAAGGGAGAAATTCTTCCtcactttcttctcctttctcaGCATCACTATAATCACTGTCAGAACTTGGTGGTGATGCCTGCAAAAAATGCAGACATTAACTAAACAGAACACAAGTCTTTATCAAGAAACAAAGAATCACAAAACGTCTTCTCACTCTTCTAATTCGCTTAGCTCTTGTCTTTCGGTTCACCATTGTTACTGGATCAACCAAGGTATAACTGATTAAAATTGCAAAGAAGTACACCTAGTCAATGCAAAATTGAAACAGAATGGGAGCCAGCTCAAAATAAACAGGGAGCGAAACCCAAATCGAAACACATATTGTAGATCAAAACAGAAACCAAAATCGAAACATAAAGGTATCTAAATCGAATAGAAAGAACCCTAGTGCATACTGCAATAACCCAAATCGAAACAAAGGAGCGAAACCCAAATCGAAACACATATTGTAGATCGAAACAGAAAGGGATAGAAACAGACACCAAAATTGAAACATAAAGGTATCTAAATCGAACAGAAAGAACCCTAGTGCATACTACAATAACCCAAATCGAAACAAACAAGGAGCGAAACCCAAATCGAAACACATATTGTAGATCGACACCCATTTTCgaaaaccaaatcaaaacataatacCCAAATCGAAAGGTAAATCGTAACTGAAAGGGATACCTGAGCAAGGAGGGAGACTCAGTATCAAGTTTGCAAGCTGCAAGAACCCTAGCGCAGCAAGCGAGAGTGGCACAGGTGGGAAAAAATCGTAAGACTGAACCCTAATTGGAATTGGGTTTACTATAATGcaattttagtttaattttttatcaaattccaTGTAAATAATTCCACATATTACTCAcattatataaatgtatatgaCATATAAGAAAATGGTCTCCACGTCAGCAATTTTTGACGGACCATAGATGGAAGGGCAAACGTGATCCATTAGTTGACGTTGAGGGGTTCATTTGGCACAAAAAAAGATAGAGAGCTGCATTGACCatttttcgtaacttaaagggtatttgtgatacttatcccaaattaatataatcaaataaaatgtaaaaagcAGTGAATCTAAAGTtacttaattttaatataattaaataaaaattaaagatacgtactttattataaattaagtaATTAGTTAAAGTTTTAATAACAGTTAATTTTTGTATTACTAAATTTATCGAATgagaaatattttaataaaagtgAGGGTGTAAACGGAATAAACCAAAGTAATGGGGACAATATCGACTTTGTATAGTGATATGTTACTAAAATGATTCATATAAGTAGCATGTCAAGAGTAGCGTAAAAGGCTGAGAAAAAATGTCTCAAATTATGTGCCAAAAAAACCTGTTTGGTTTGGAGTTAACATTTATAGTATAAATGCTATTAAAAAACCTAAACCAAATGACGCCTAAATTTCAAGCTAGAAGAGCACATGTTCGATAAGGATAAAACAAGAGAACCAAGAAGCAATCAATTttatcaatataaaacacaGAAGCAAAGCCTTTTACAGTAAGAATGGGATCTTGCAACTCACAAATCTTGTCACATCTAAATCACAGTTAAAATTTGATGTCAATTATTTCATGTTTAATTTCTAATTGTTAACATAAACATTCTATCCCAAGCATTTCAGGCTTAACAAGCATTGCAAGATTAATATTCCAATTTTACGACAGAGATTCTAGGCTAGTTTTATGAGGTAATTAAAACTTTAAATGTAGGTCAAATCAGAACCATATAGTATATGTGACACATGACGCTAAGCAAGCAGCTCAGATACTATTGAACAAAGTTAAAACTTAACACTAAAACGTTCTCTCACTAAGACTGTTTAGAATTGAATttagatttttaaatttttttagaaataagaaattaaatacCATAAATTATGACCTGTCCtataaattttctaaaaaaataataattagagCATACATTTGCATGGAATCATATATTGGAGTCTCTAGCATTCTCCTTTAATAAATACATCACCACGGCCCATACGAGGGCTATCCTAACCAAACACGTCGCTATTGCCCCCATCCCCCACACTGTAAACATCAATAAAGGCAAACGGACGTTGGAGATAATCGAGAGGGAGATAATTGGATGCTTCCTCTCTTTCTCATGGCGGATATTACAACTTCCCAACCCATTTGGCTTCCACTCTCTGCCTCTTGATTTTCGCTCTATTTTTTTTACTCTTCATTCTTTTCAACAAAAAGCTTCAGAATGTCTCTGGCTACAGCTTATGCCAACTCTGCTCTTCACCTCAATGACAAAAATCTCAAAGCCTTTGCAGCTCCTACTCTCACTGGGTTCTTCGCCAGGGGCTATCCCACTTCCCTCTGCATGCGCCCGAGGGCAAAGTAAGTGTGTTATttagaaatttatttattttctttcatgtcAGCTGCGGAGTTGAGGTTAATTGTGATCgattttgttattttactttgatgcttccaagtttcttttgaatttcattTCAATTGGTCTGGTTCAATGTTGAGCTTTTATGTTGTAGATCATCTGTTCTCCTCAAGTTTGAGATCTTTGGTTTCATTGGTTTTGGGTTTGTTAATCTTATGATTGAATGAATAGTCAAATTTTGTAGAGAAATATATACATAGCTGTGTGTTTGAAAAATGGGAACCAAATTGTGAATTCCATTCACTTGGCTTGTACCAATCTGTATACATTTGTGGTCCATTTTgtataaaaggtaaacaactccggtGCAcgaatcatttttattttatctcgTCAATGTGTGTTTGTTGCTTGATTCTATTATTTGATAGATGGTTTGTGTTCCATTTTTTAGATTACCATCGTCATTAACTGCCCTTGTTCCACGAGCAACATCTACTACTCTAGAGGTATGCAACAATTGTTAGTCATTGTATgtgcaaatgattttaatttgGTTTAGTTTCTATTGGTTGTTGAGCGGAGGAATGACTTGTTTAGCAGGATGGCAGTACTAGTGAGATTGATACAATTCCCACCCCTCAAGTTATAATTGACCAAGACTCTGACCATGATGCAACTGTGGTGGAGATAACCTTTGGTGATCGTCTTGGAGCTCTTCTTGATACTGTACGACACTCCTTTCTTTGTAATTTATTCTTGATATAATTATAGTTTCATCTTTTACTTTCGCCATCTTTAATTATCAGTTCCTATGGGATAAACAATATTAGGTCTGCATCATCTATCCTTATCTTTTTGTTAATAATATATGCACTTTTGTGATTTTGTAGATGAATGCCCTTAAAAACCTTGGGCTAAATGTTGTGAAAGCAAATGTCTTTTTGGATTCTTCTGGGAAGCACAACAAATTTTTCATCACAAAAGCGTAAGTAACAAATATTGGATATGGTTGTTTTCACCTTTTGTCCGAGCAAATTGGTCCATGCTCATTGTTCTTTGCAATGTGCATCCAGTAGCATTATGCCCTTTTCTTTGctgttcttttcttcttccctgAGAGTCATGGTATCCAATCATTGGAATTTGATAATTAATTCactctttttattttgaatgttTTAGCTTCCTTGGAAGAATATCTTATGTAGTTATGCTCTTTCCCTATCATTTTTTTCTGCTTTCTTGTTCTATTGGCCTCGTTTTGTATGTTATATAATATGGCGTACTTCGGTCTCATGCCTTCTCTTCTtcaaaatttgttttatttagtGTAAATTTGCTCTTGCCATATTTTGTTGTATTGTGACTCTTCTGACTCCATGGATGAACTAAGCATTTGGACTGGTTCTCCCAATTGCTATTCTGAAGTGATATTTGATTGATATGGTAGTGGAGCTTGTTTGTAGTGATACCGGTAGAAAAATTGAGGATCCAGAGCTGCTTGAGGCAATTCGTTTGACAATTATAAACAATCTACTTGAGTATCACCCGGTATTCATTGCTGgacattttttttgggttttttctcTTGACTTGTTGTTTGGAGACCCTTCTAAACGTCTTGCCTTTTCTGATTTGGAACTGCTTATCTAGGAATCAAGTTCCCAGCTGGCAATGGGAATAGCATTTGGTATGGTCCCACCAAAACAACAGGTTGTTGATTTGAAGCTGTGATTCTTTTCCTGTACATTTATTCTTGCACACCACAGAGCAATCTAGATAAGATTGTTGCAAGTAATTTCTTGCTTTAGTATGGATCacattattttttgtcttttaacaCGTGAAGATAATAAATATGCTTATATTCTTCATATTTGTGGTTGAAACCGGTTCCATCTGGGAATAGATTTCTCAATTTTACAATAGCATTTAGGTCCCCCATCAATTTTGGCTCAAATTTGTTGTGTTGAAATTTCTCAGGTTGATGTTGATATAGCAACCCGCATAAGCATTAATGATGACGGTCCTGATCGAAGGTAATTGTgtcttttgtattttgtttgatGTGTTGGGGCTTCTGGGACTTGAACGGTTATTGCCCTATTACAATAATTATTCACTGTTTCCTAAGCAGCAATTTGTTGCTAATGATACAGGATGATTGTTTTATCATGATGAAGTTGGCAGAATGTGTTTTTAGCTTTTTCTACTTCCTTAAAATTTAAGTgttcatgtgtgtttttaattacAGCTTGCTTTACGTCGAGAGTGCTGATCGCCCTGGATTGTTGGTGGATCTTGTAAAGATTATCAGTGATATTAACATTGCTGTCGAATCTGGAGAGTTTGATACTGAGGTGTTATATTACGTCTTAACTACTCATTGCATCATTAATTCTCTTTTCCAGTCCTAATCTCTTCAGTATTTCTCGGTTTGGCACGTAGGGTTTGTTGGCTAAGGCTAAGTTTCATGTCAGCTACAAGGGTAAAAGCATCATCAAGCCTCTCCAACAGGTGAAGTCTTGGATCATCCAAACTGTAATCCATTTGTGTTGTAGAATGTCGAAATCAGCTACTGGCATTTGATCCATGTTAAAGTCTTTTACTTCAATGGCTTTCGGGTTCTTCTATGTATTCCGATTTGCCTTTCCTGTATATTGATGTGCACTATCAAATTTGCAGGTCCTGGTTAATAGTTTGCGTTACTTCTTGAGGCGACCGACAACTGAAGATGCAAGTTTTTGAGCCACTCTAGCAGCTGACCAACTATCAGAACAATATAAGCCTGCTTACAGGTAAAGATATTCTCCATAAGTATTTGGATTATAAACAAATGAACTTGTGATGTAATTGCGGCGTAAAATGATATCCAAGATGTTGTATTCTGGTAACCCGTATTGTGAAAAGTGCAACTACATATACATTGTCTTCAACTTCTTGGTTCTTGACTCATGTAGCCGAACCCCCAAACTTTTGGTATAAAAACTCAGATGATGATAATAAGAAATTACGATTATCGAGGAGTGAATTATTTGTTCTACTGCTACATAATGAAATGATAGATCACATTTTAAGCTGCATCAAACACACAACTCATCATATTTGATCATACTTAATGGCTCATTTGATCTATTGCAAGGGAATGTAATTTATGTGACGGAAATTTAAATCCTGAATGGAAAGTTCTGTTTTTCCTTCAAAGTCTCCAGGTTTTTAGACAAGTGTTGAAGGTAGAGTCGAGTTTTCTTCTTACATGGATACCTTTTAAATTCTTGGTTGCTTGTTTTCTGAGAAATGAAGTCATAGGCACGTAGGTTCGGAGCTAGACCAACTACTCCCAGAGGTGCCAATAAAAGTTAGATATTTGATAAAACTTTCTACCGGAGAGAGCAATCCCAAAGATTTGAGAACAAAGCAATTGGCAGTAACCACTGAATAAGTTTCTTCAGTTAGCGTCCAATACGCCATATATGTGCAAGAAAATATATGCAGAGTGAGAGGAAGAGCCTCCAAGGAGATGTTGTTGACACCAACTGCTGGATTCCCAACGACCGTACTGGAATTTATTATCCCGAAAGTCATCAGAAAGTTATATCAGATGTTCCTACCCAAGCAGCCAAGCAGCCAAGCGGGAAAGGATCCAGTGGCTAACTGGTTTTGGCATGGAGAAATAATCCGATAACACCCGGTCGAACATGGTGTCACCGGACCTAGGCTAATTTATTTAATCATGCAACATTCCAACATTGCATGCAAAGATACATAGTCTTTTGCTCTACCAAAAAAGGAAAGATGGTCTTTGAAAGAACATAAAAGATGAGTAAAACCCAGATAACACTTCCTTTTCTAAGACAAGTCTCCGATTCATCAAATTCCCACATGATATACATTTTTCTTACATTTATATCCGGTGGATTACCAAGCACATTTGCAAAGAAAATAATTGTGAGCAACACATGAATGAATGCTTCAAACACAATCTGTAAACAGAGAGAGCTAACT is part of the Tripterygium wilfordii isolate XIE 37 chromosome 7, ASM1340144v1, whole genome shotgun sequence genome and encodes:
- the LOC120002562 gene encoding uncharacterized protein LOC120002562: MVNRKTRAKRIRRASPPSSDSDYSDAEKGEESEEEFLPLDESSEDDEEIIAAREKVMNFGRGWKFVAMLQESDKEDDGDNANVTDVDVGGIDVDDGVGGSVGDAGVDGSEDAEENNESDGHLSEYLESSDPGSYGENSDEDPEFREDVVIKKSRYPLFKGNKGIPSFELDMLFQSNDEFKEAVTTYAIMSRKDIRFMKNEPKRCRAKCKGAADCKWIIFASYDKVIDSFQVKTYVSEHSCEPKRVLKSLTNKFLVSKFYDLVAALPEIKIRYLKPFMERTLQLEINLTQCKRVRKRILANLAGNCIKEYAKLRDYAEELLVSNPGSTVSLLTNRQNENDPPSFKAFYCCFKSCKVGVLNGCRPVLGVDGCFLKGLVKGELLTAIARDGNNQMFPVAWAVVLVENNETWTWFLNLLRHDLGTAEGELWTIISDRQKGLVGAVAETWSKADHRFCCRHLYANWGKTHSGRHLKNLFWALAKSTNKYDFDKNYKNLERVHPEAAKDLMLCDPKHWCKAFFSAWPRCDSNDNNLCEAFNGTIVEARSKSIISILEDIRRAMMRRFRDKTVGVNSWKHDYGPLIHKKFLHNVNESHVWVSEWNGGGSYEVRHGSNQFVVRLREGECTCGAWQLSGIPCPHAIHALHDNGDKPEDYINLWYKTPIYLRAYQVPLEPIRGENMWPKSELDVVVPPKLRKMPGRPKKKRRREINENVLKHKLSRVGRLVTCNVCKSKGHNARNKECPGASSQRSTLTVYRTPNQQTSPSIASASIATASMEGTTTGSCQTTQGQSSNSMAATMSKYPRTSMARVVDRGSQKSMTKNNSSHNEAGVSGFLLGLSIPGILQVRYMKVSFDPIT
- the LOC120001661 gene encoding ACT domain-containing protein ACR11-like isoform X2 — encoded protein: MSLATAYANSALHLNDKNLKAFAAPTLTGFFARGYPTSLCMRPRAKLPSSLTALVPRATSTTLEDGSTSEIDTIPTPQVIIDQDSDHDATVVEITFGDRLGALLDTMNALKNLGLNVVKANVFLDSSGKHNKFFITKADTGRKIEDPELLEAIRLTIINNLLEYHPESSSQLAMGIAFGMVPPKQQVDVDIATRISINDDGPDRSLLYVESADRPGLLVDLVKIISDINIAVESGEFDTEGLLAKAKFHVSYKGKSIIKPLQQVLVNSLRYFLRRPTTEDASF
- the LOC120001661 gene encoding ACT domain-containing protein ACR11-like isoform X1 encodes the protein MSLATAYANSALHLNDKNLKAFAAPTLTGFFARGYPTSLCMRPRAKLPSSLTALVPRATSTTLEQDGSTSEIDTIPTPQVIIDQDSDHDATVVEITFGDRLGALLDTMNALKNLGLNVVKANVFLDSSGKHNKFFITKADTGRKIEDPELLEAIRLTIINNLLEYHPESSSQLAMGIAFGMVPPKQQVDVDIATRISINDDGPDRSLLYVESADRPGLLVDLVKIISDINIAVESGEFDTEGLLAKAKFHVSYKGKSIIKPLQQVLVNSLRYFLRRPTTEDASF